Sequence from the Longimicrobium sp. genome:
CAGCTGCGCACCACGCTGCCGTGGTTCCAGAGCGCGGCGATGGCGCGCAGGTCCAGCCCCATCCCGGAGGCGTGCAGGATCTCGAACCCCTCGGCGTACGCCTGCAGGAGCCCGTACTCGATCCCGTTGTGGACCATCTTGGTGAAGTGCCCGGCGCCGCTCGCGCCGACGTGCAGGTAGCCGTCCGGCGGCGCCAGGGTGCGGAAGACCGGCTCGCAGCGCCCGACCGCCTCGGGCGCGCCGCCCACCATCAGGCAGTAGCCCACCTCCAGCCCCCACACGCCGCCGCTGGTGCCGGCGTCCACCAGGTGGACGCCCTTCTCTCCCAGCTCGGCCGCGCGGCGCTGGGTGTCGTGGAAGTTGGTGTTGCCGCCGTCGACCAGCACGTCGCCCGGCTGGAGGAAGCCGGCGAGCCTGCGGAGGGTGTCCTCGGTGGGCGCCCCGGCGGGGACCATCACCCACACCACGCGCGGGGGCTCGAGCGCGGCGGCCATCTCCTCCAGCGACCCCGCCGCCGCCGCGCCGGGGGCGGAGCCGACGCGCTTCGTCAGCTCGGGGTCCAGGTCGTAGACCACCACCTCATGGCCGCCGCGCAGCAGGCGCGTGACCATGTTCCCGCCCATCTTCCCGAGCCCCACCATCCCCAGCCGCATCGCCGCCTCCCCGTTCGTGTCCGCCGGTACGTTGCCGGCGCGAAGCTGCAATTACGCGGCCCGGGACGGCTCCGCAAGGGGCGGTTCGCGATGGCGGAGGAGGGCCGGGCATGGAGCGATGCCGGCGCACGACCTCAACGCGCCGATACAGGCTCTTGCAC
This genomic interval carries:
- the gnd gene encoding decarboxylating 6-phosphogluconate dehydrogenase — translated: MRLGMVGLGKMGGNMVTRLLRGGHEVVVYDLDPELTKRVGSAPGAAAAGSLEEMAAALEPPRVVWVMVPAGAPTEDTLRRLAGFLQPGDVLVDGGNTNFHDTQRRAAELGEKGVHLVDAGTSGGVWGLEVGYCLMVGGAPEAVGRCEPVFRTLAPPDGYLHVGASGAGHFTKMVHNGIEYGLLQAYAEGFEILHASGMGLDLRAIAALWNHGSVVRSWLLELLERAYAAEGQDLERIRGWVADSGEGRWTVETAIDLDVPAPVITLSLLARFRSRQEQSYAAQVIAALRNQFGGHAVKEATPGEPVPG